ATGTTGGGTCTCAATGATAACAAGTTGCAGCAGTCCATACCACTTGAGATTTGTCAGTTAACAAGGATGACAGACTTGTACCTGAGAAATAATTCGCTCCAAGGATCAATTCCCATGTGCTTGGGTAATCTTGCAATGTCCCTAAGAAGTCTAGTATTGGACTCTAATGAATTAAATTCAACAATACCTTCAAGCTTTTGGGACCTGGTATATCTCTTGGAAATAGACTTGTCATCTAATTCTCTCATTGGATCTATACCCGTTGATATCGAAAAGTTGAAGACAGTAAGAGATATAGACATGTCAAACAATCAATTTTCAGGTCACATCCCAGGAAGCATTGGAGGTCTCCAAGATATGGTTACTTTATCATTGGCAAATAATAATTTAGAAGGGTTGATTCCAGATTCACTAGGCAACTTAATGAGCATGGAAATGTTGGATTTATCCAAAAACTATCTATCTGGTGAGATCCCCAAGTCTTTGGAGAGACTCAAGTACCTAAAATATCTCAATGTATCTTTCAACCAGCTGCATGGGGAGATTCCAAGTGGAGGACCTTTCTTCAACCTCTCTTACCAATCTTTCATGTCAAACGATGCTCTTTGCGGTGCCCTGAGATTGCAAGTTCCGCCATGCCAAAACACTTCAAGAAAATCTCATCCACTATTACTCAGGTATATTTTGCCCAGTATCTTAGTAACAATTTTCATAGCGGCTTTTTTTATACTATTGATATTATGGAGGAAAAGCAAGTCAAGTCCTGAACCAAATACTACGTTATCACCTCAAGCAACAAGAAGAAGAGTTTCATACTATGAACTTTTAAGGGCAACAGGTGGATTCAACCAAAGCAATATGATAGGAACTGGGAGTTTCGGTTCAGTGTATAGAGGAACACTTTTAGATGGAACAGATGTGGCAGTAAAAGTTTTTAATTTGGAACTGGAAAATGGACTTAAGAGTTTTGATGGTGAATGTGAAGTGTTGCGCAACATTCGTCATCGGAATCTTATAAAGATTATAACTAGTTGTAGTCAACCTGATTTCAAAGCCTTAGTACTAGACTATATGCCTCAAGGAAGTCTTGAGAAGTGGTTATACTCAAATGAGCTCCACTTCAATTTCCTACAAAGATTGAACATAATGATAGATGTTGCATCAGCACTTGAATATCTTCACCATGGTTATTCAACACCAATTGTTCATTGTGATTTGAAGCCTAGCAATGTTTTACTAGACCAAGATATGGTTGCTTATGTAGCTGACTTTGGCATTGCGAAGCTCATAAATGGAGAAGATTCTATGATGCAAACAATGACACTGGCCACATTTGGATATATGGCTCCAGGTAACATTTAATTTTTCTATGGGAAATTTTGTAATGCTTCTATTAGAGATATGTATGCAGTTTGTGCTAGTGAATCTATAAATTTTATATCAGATAACTTTATGTTCTAGTGCTCCTTAAAgggttatatttttttattcagagTATGGATTGGAAGGTATGGTTTCGAGGCGAGGAGATGTTTATAGCTATGGTATTACACTCATGGAGACCTTCACAAGACAAAAGCCAACTGATGGAATGTTTAGTGGAGATATGAATTTAAAACAGTGGATTGAAAATTCATTTCAACGTGCAATAACTGAGGTCATAGATTCAAATTTATTGAGGGTAGACGAGGAACACTATGTGCTTAAGAAGGAATGCCTATCCTCCATAATGGAATTGGCTCTAACTTGTTCTGCTACAGCACCAGAAGACAGGACAGATATGAAAAAAGTTGCAGCCACACTGAACAAAGTCAAAATGAAGTTTTTGCAGGGTGTTAGAGTGAGATAATGTGAAatttaatatgtttcttatttTGTCTTTCATTtgcatttctttttctttcaccctttttttttttttgttatggaACCTTTGGATCTTTTAAAACTATAATAGACCATTACTGCACTAGATGGTCGTTAATATTTTTCCCATTTTACTGGAGTACAGTTGCTAAATGTGTCCATTATTAAAATTCAAGAAATAAGTCAAATGATTTGCCAATCCAAATCAATCTTAATAGCCATTAGGTCTGAATCTGTAGAGTTGCAAGAGGAAGCAATGTGCAGTATAATTACTTATTATTCAAAGGAATCCTATAAGATGCATAAGGCAAAAAATACAAAAGCAAATATGACATAGTAACCTGAAGAAAAATATCCACTGAGTATATCGATGACAAAATCTGTTTTAATAtcaaaatgaaaataaataaaccaCGGCAGTAGCAGCAAATATAGAATTAAAAGTACTCATATATATTTAGATGTGGACCTTATCAAAATCCTAGATTAACCAAGTGCCCGGTTGTTTTACCCCATAACCATCCAACCATGTTTGGTGCACGTGCAACCATACGAAGTCATTCGGTAACTCAGCCTGCAAAACAATGCAATCAATGGTGACTAGTACGGAGTACCAACTCAAGTGGTAGCTCAACAAGGAAATGCTATTTTATAGAGTTGACATTGTATTTATACCTTTGAACTCATTAAGATTGTTGTCAGACAACAATACTTCTCAGCTCCTACATAAAATTGTAAAATTAGAAAAACATTAAAAAATGAAGCCACTGGAATATTACTTATTGCATAAGAAAAACTAAGACAAAATAGTCACTTCATGCTAGCTCAAGCAGTTGGGAGGTCATTGAGTGTGTAAGTTATTCAGGGTTCAAAGCCTCATAAATGCATCTTattcaacaacaaaaccccaGAGGAGCTAGTTGAGGAGCATTATAATTCAACCTACTATTTCAGGACGTATTAAACTCAAGTTCCCACAATCCATTTCACTGCTTCTGCTTCAGTCCCAAATAAACTATTCCAATTTAAAACATACTAAGAAAATCAATAATTCCTGAAAATAACTTAATTAACCTcacataaatcataaataattttcTCACTTCACTCACTTTTTCCATCTTCCTCTCTCTGTAATGTTTTCATCCCACGATATCAACACAACATGATAAAAGACAATCTTACCATGTGACTCCCATTTAGCGCACTTCACAAGCCAAGTGTCTAAGCCGATTTGTGACGAGGACACTCTATCTACCCATACCAGAAACTGATTTCCCTGCCTGTCTCCATGCAAACTTTCCATTTCATCCACACACTGGTGAATATGCTGCTCAGTTCCCGAGGGATGGACCAGAGTACAGGAAGAGTGCTAACAAAATTGAAATACCAAGAGGAACCGATTATAATATCTTACTGTAGTAGAGTTGAAGGTATCACAAACATGTACATGCTCACTATCAACTTTTAGCAAAGGTAAAAGTCTTTGTTAAAAAGGTAAAGTCATAACACTATAGGATTAACAAATAATGGATTCAGGACAATATATAGTGGATTGTCAAAAACTTAAGGTCTTTTGTTTTTCTCCTATCTATATTCCTTTATGATCATCATCCCACATCATAACAAATCTTCAAAGCAATTAATTGTGTTCAACACATTCATCTCAAATGA
This genomic interval from Humulus lupulus chromosome 8, drHumLupu1.1, whole genome shotgun sequence contains the following:
- the LOC133797684 gene encoding probable LRR receptor-like serine/threonine-protein kinase At3g47570; amino-acid sequence: MGIKITIFLMIFTYLFFAIEAYAAKTNTFTDKSALLALKSAINDPQNLLESSWSSNTSMCQWIGVTCGARHRRVRVLNLSNMSLTGTVPPHIGNLSFLVTLNFSNNYFHGSLPVELSRLRRLEKISMERNNLTGEIPSWLGPLSKLQYLYLNDNEFVGPIPISIFNLSSLQVISLYMNKLSGAIPREIGNLKRLKVLWLSNNKFEGEIPREIGNLQVLEKLDLQANVFEKLLPLFVFNMSSLTDLRLEENGLHGSLPDNICQHLPVIQGLYLSFNQLSGPLPSIWNCRELLILRLSFNNFTGSIPQNIGNLTRLTGLYLGFNNLTGKLPYELGKLQNLHHLSVMSNNKLDGLIPPTIFNISTITNIFLSENKFSGGLPEDIGLWVPNLEGLFVSRNYLGGVIPKSISNASKLTQLEMTHNYLSGFVPNTLSSLTNLQFLNLERNYLTIESSGLNILSSSFRELIGLYLIDNSIDAPLPSSMGNLSASLEYLSLSYNELRGKIPNDISNLSNLAALGLGNNNLSGPIPNSIGRLQRLQMLGLNDNKLQQSIPLEICQLTRMTDLYLRNNSLQGSIPMCLGNLAMSLRSLVLDSNELNSTIPSSFWDLVYLLEIDLSSNSLIGSIPVDIEKLKTVRDIDMSNNQFSGHIPGSIGGLQDMVTLSLANNNLEGLIPDSLGNLMSMEMLDLSKNYLSGEIPKSLERLKYLKYLNVSFNQLHGEIPSGGPFFNLSYQSFMSNDALCGALRLQVPPCQNTSRKSHPLLLRYILPSILVTIFIAAFFILLILWRKSKSSPEPNTTLSPQATRRRVSYYELLRATGGFNQSNMIGTGSFGSVYRGTLLDGTDVAVKVFNLELENGLKSFDGECEVLRNIRHRNLIKIITSCSQPDFKALVLDYMPQGSLEKWLYSNELHFNFLQRLNIMIDVASALEYLHHGYSTPIVHCDLKPSNVLLDQDMVAYVADFGIAKLINGEDSMMQTMTLATFGYMAPEYGLEGMVSRRGDVYSYGITLMETFTRQKPTDGMFSGDMNLKQWIENSFQRAITEVIDSNLLRVDEEHYVLKKECLSSIMELALTCSATAPEDRTDMKKVAATLNKVKMKFLQGVRVR